The Rhodothermales bacterium genome has a segment encoding these proteins:
- a CDS encoding arginine deiminase, translating into MPAQPRHTSATSRDESTPAELNLQVTSETGRLRQVIVHTPGPEMEMVSPDGLKDLLFEDILFPGKARSEHADMCSVFRKIVGRHDAVLQISDLLLEAFSQEEARTDFVDQLCRVFVESNFQAFQEDLQTLSPEELRHFAVTGVSSLRLSSRPLPNLMFTRDVAAVVNDHVVLSHPATAARARESIMTDIVLRYHPALSPYRDRLIRLPQGVTFEGGDLLVVSPEIVLIGHSQRTSFGGVMTVARQLFERTPVQHVVMVNLPKKRSCMHLDTVFTFASPSECV; encoded by the coding sequence ATGCCTGCTCAGCCCCGCCACACCTCCGCCACGTCACGGGACGAATCCACGCCGGCTGAACTGAATCTTCAGGTGACGTCGGAAACCGGTCGCCTTCGGCAGGTGATTGTACATACGCCGGGTCCAGAAATGGAGATGGTGTCTCCCGACGGCCTGAAGGATCTCCTTTTCGAAGACATCCTCTTTCCCGGAAAGGCGCGTTCCGAGCATGCGGACATGTGTTCGGTCTTTCGGAAGATCGTTGGACGGCACGACGCAGTGCTGCAAATCAGCGATCTGCTGTTGGAAGCTTTCAGTCAGGAGGAGGCCCGCACGGATTTCGTCGACCAGTTGTGTCGCGTGTTCGTGGAGAGCAACTTCCAGGCATTCCAGGAAGATCTGCAGACGCTATCACCGGAGGAACTCCGTCATTTTGCCGTGACCGGCGTGTCATCGCTCAGGCTGAGTTCGCGTCCCCTCCCGAACCTGATGTTCACGCGCGACGTTGCGGCAGTCGTGAATGATCACGTCGTCCTGAGCCATCCGGCGACAGCAGCCCGGGCCAGAGAGAGCATCATGACGGATATTGTGCTCAGGTATCACCCCGCTTTGAGCCCTTATCGGGATCGTCTGATACGGCTTCCGCAGGGAGTGACGTTCGAGGGCGGAGATCTACTGGTTGTCAGCCCGGAGATCGTTCTGATCGGGCATTCCCAGCGAACGTCGTTTGGCGGTGTCATGACCGTAGCGCGACAGTTGTTCGAGCGGACTCCGGTGCAGCATGTCGTCATGGTCAACCTGCCGAAGAAACGTTCCTGCATGCACCTGGACACTGTGTTTACGTTCGCGTCTCCATCCGAGTGTGT